In a single window of the Anaerotruncus rubiinfantis genome:
- the tnpA gene encoding IS200/IS605 family transposase, producing MNDSKSLAHTRWNCKYHIVFAPKYRRKEFYGEKRAEIGKILRELCEWKGVNIVEAEVCEDHIHMLVEIPPKMSVSSFMGFLKGKSSLIIHERHANLKYKHGNRSFWCRGYYVDTAGKNAKKIAEYIKNQLEEDKLQDQLTFREYEDPFKGNK from the coding sequence ATGAATGACAGTAAAAGTTTAGCACATACAAGATGGAATTGCAAATATCATATCGTGTTTGCGCCAAAGTACAGGAGGAAAGAATTCTATGGGGAAAAGAGGGCAGAAATTGGGAAGATATTAAGAGAGTTATGTGAGTGGAAAGGCGTAAATATCGTAGAAGCAGAAGTATGTGAGGATCATATCCATATGCTTGTAGAAATACCGCCAAAGATGAGCGTATCAAGTTTTATGGGATTTCTGAAAGGAAAAAGCAGCTTGATCATTCATGAACGACACGCAAATTTGAAATACAAGCATGGGAATAGATCTTTTTGGTGCCGCGGGTACTATGTAGACACAGCGGGGAAAAACGCCAAAAAGATCGCAGAATACATAAAAAACCAATTGGAAGAAGATAAACTACAGGATCAATTAACGTTTAGAGAATACGAGGACCCTTTTAAGGGGAATAAGTAA
- a CDS encoding SDR family oxidoreductase — protein sequence MVPVYPYLRKETQCKSVPIAFPPQEQLTQPGLETLMNPRPIFENPSYCGSGKLSGKTAVVTGGDSGIGRAVACAFAKEGADLVIPYLCEERDARETKCWIENLGRRCLLIPGDLGQRSNADAAVEKAVGCFGKVDVLVNNQAVQFVQESILDISAEQLETTFRTNVFATFYMIQAALPHMKRGSAIINTTSVTAYYGEPKLIDYSATKGALAALTRSLALSLAPCGIRVNGVAPGPIWTPLIPSSFSAREVAAFGTQTSPVPMRRAGQPFELAPAYVYLASYDSSYMTGQVLHPNGGTIVNG from the coding sequence ATGGTACCAGTTTATCCGTATCTGCGTAAAGAAACGCAGTGCAAAAGTGTTCCCATCGCGTTTCCCCCGCAGGAACAGCTGACACAGCCCGGACTCGAGACGCTGATGAATCCGCGTCCTATTTTTGAAAATCCCTCCTATTGCGGCAGCGGGAAACTTTCGGGCAAAACAGCTGTCGTGACCGGCGGCGACAGCGGCATCGGCCGGGCGGTAGCCTGCGCTTTTGCCAAGGAGGGCGCGGATCTAGTGATCCCGTATCTCTGTGAGGAACGGGACGCGCGCGAAACAAAATGCTGGATCGAAAATCTGGGCCGCAGATGTCTGCTGATCCCAGGGGATCTGGGACAGCGGAGCAACGCGGATGCCGCTGTGGAGAAGGCAGTTGGATGCTTTGGAAAAGTCGATGTGCTGGTCAATAATCAGGCGGTACAGTTTGTACAGGAGAGCATCCTGGACATCTCCGCCGAACAGCTCGAAACAACCTTTCGTACCAATGTTTTTGCAACCTTTTACATGATCCAGGCGGCTTTGCCGCATATGAAGCGCGGAAGCGCGATCATCAACACCACCTCGGTTACGGCCTATTACGGGGAACCCAAACTGATTGACTACAGCGCCACCAAGGGCGCGCTCGCGGCGCTGACCCGTTCGCTGGCACTTTCGCTCGCGCCCTGCGGAATCCGTGTGAATGGGGTGGCGCCCGGGCCCATCTGGACGCCCCTCATCCCCTCCTCCTTTTCCGCGCGGGAGGTCGCTGCGTTTGGCACCCAGACTTCGCCGGTGCCGATGCGCCGCGCGGGGCAGCCGTTTGAACTTGCGCCAGCTTATGTCTATCTCGCAAGCTACGACAGTTCGTACATGACTGGGCAGGTACTGCATCCGAACGGCGGTACCATCGTGAACGGCTGA
- a CDS encoding MATE family efflux transporter, which produces MAQTTHCENGITEGAIWKQLLAFFFPILLGTFFQQLYNTADAIIVGHFVGKEALAAVGGATSVLINFLVNLFMGVSTGATVVIAQYYGARNFEEVERAVHTAVALALAAGVGIMAIGIAGAKPALVAMATPDDILPHALTYLRIFFLGTVASFLYNIGSGILRAVGDTRRPLYFLIVACLTNILLDLLFVVKLGLGVTGVAVATVLSQVISAVLTLLALCKEGSIYQLIFRKIRFYPGILKNVLQIGLPAGIQSDMYAISNILLQACINGFGTNVVAAWTAFGKVDGFYWLISAAYGLAITTFVGQNFGAQKYDRVRKSVRVCMGMIVATTVMVSILFCLFAEPLLQLFTNDVEVLKYGVEMMLMMAPFYLVYTVIEILSAAVRGAGEALVPMLIVCGGVCVLRVLWIFFVLPFYPFVEMVVISYPVTWAITAVLFIIYYLHGGWLRRCIAKAGFSKEGEPLQQE; this is translated from the coding sequence ATGGCGCAGACAACACATTGTGAAAACGGGATTACAGAGGGAGCCATCTGGAAACAGCTGCTCGCTTTTTTCTTTCCCATTCTGCTGGGAACATTCTTCCAGCAGCTCTACAATACAGCGGACGCCATCATTGTGGGGCACTTTGTTGGCAAGGAGGCACTCGCGGCGGTTGGCGGCGCGACCAGCGTGCTCATCAACTTTTTGGTGAACCTCTTTATGGGCGTTTCGACCGGCGCCACCGTTGTCATCGCGCAGTATTACGGCGCGCGCAACTTTGAGGAGGTGGAGCGCGCCGTCCATACGGCGGTCGCACTGGCGCTGGCGGCTGGCGTGGGGATCATGGCAATTGGCATTGCCGGGGCAAAACCCGCCCTTGTGGCGATGGCGACGCCGGACGATATCCTGCCGCATGCGCTGACCTATCTGCGGATTTTTTTCCTTGGCACGGTCGCGTCCTTTCTCTATAATATCGGTTCCGGTATTCTGCGCGCGGTTGGAGATACCCGTCGTCCTCTTTATTTCCTGATTGTGGCCTGCCTCACGAATATTCTGCTTGATCTGCTCTTTGTGGTGAAACTGGGGCTGGGGGTGACGGGTGTCGCGGTGGCAACCGTCCTTTCACAAGTCATCAGCGCAGTGCTCACGCTGCTGGCGCTCTGCAAGGAGGGCAGCATCTATCAGCTTATCTTCCGCAAGATCCGGTTCTATCCGGGCATCTTGAAAAATGTTCTGCAGATTGGGCTGCCTGCGGGCATCCAATCGGACATGTATGCCATATCCAATATCCTGTTGCAGGCCTGTATCAATGGGTTCGGCACCAACGTGGTTGCCGCGTGGACCGCATTCGGCAAGGTAGATGGCTTTTACTGGCTGATATCCGCTGCGTACGGCCTTGCAATCACCACTTTTGTGGGACAGAACTTCGGCGCGCAGAAATATGACCGGGTCCGCAAAAGCGTGCGGGTCTGCATGGGAATGATCGTTGCGACCACCGTGATGGTCAGCATCCTGTTCTGCCTTTTTGCCGAACCGCTGCTGCAGCTCTTCACAAACGATGTGGAGGTGCTGAAATATGGAGTGGAAATGATGCTGATGATGGCGCCCTTTTATCTTGTCTACACCGTTATTGAGATCCTTTCCGCCGCGGTGCGCGGAGCGGGCGAGGCGCTGGTGCCGATGCTGATCGTCTGCGGAGGCGTTTGTGTGCTGCGTGTGCTGTGGATTTTCTTCGTACTGCCGTTTTATCCATTTGTCGAAATGGTGGTGATCAGCTATCCCGTTACCTGGGCGATTACAGCGGTGCTTTTTATCATCTACTATCTGCATGGCGGCTGGCTGCGGCGCTGTATTGCCAAGGCGGGCTTTTCGAAGGAAGGGGAACCGCTGCAGCAGGAATGA